From the Aggregicoccus sp. 17bor-14 genome, one window contains:
- a CDS encoding TolC family protein, with the protein MMTPSLLLGALLSQAPVAPRAPAAQQQPPAAAQAPAAQGPASEQPTTRATIPPAALPVLSFETALMQAERQNPDLEAARARLRQAQTLGAQAWSGYLPQVQAQGGLTHNSTEATLTQPTRYVVRDTGAPTSAPNDPNQPVGPNNPAGTPTNFEAVGSDFLSIPIQKRNQLAGQLTASQGIFVPELFPAIKNAYLAEKVSELTVENVRRELLFGVARAYLGAASLRESIAVQEQLLEVRRGFEKDAQARFSVGDVAKIAVLRASLDRTRAEQDLVRSRNSYEAAKSSLAALLGRPVDFDVAPPSGEGVPVPEQAKDAAQAEKTALDQRPDLAAARTGVQLAYGQRQRVTARYLPSVVATGAFLASNSAGFTGASTSWNIGLGVQWKIFDGGLREAQLREANGRIAEAKATQRANEERVRDEVRRARLDLESAEANQVKADEQVKLARESAQLVKNNFEAGVATYLEVTDANTSLSGAELTAVNEALNVRLARLALARAVGLFDPTQGDTAAR; encoded by the coding sequence ATGATGACCCCCTCCCTCCTGCTCGGCGCGCTGCTCTCCCAGGCGCCCGTCGCCCCTCGAGCCCCGGCCGCGCAGCAGCAGCCCCCCGCGGCGGCGCAGGCCCCGGCCGCCCAGGGCCCCGCGAGCGAGCAGCCCACGACCCGCGCGACCATTCCCCCCGCGGCCCTGCCGGTGCTCTCCTTCGAGACCGCGCTGATGCAGGCCGAGCGGCAGAACCCGGACCTGGAGGCGGCGCGCGCGCGCCTGCGCCAGGCGCAGACGCTGGGCGCGCAGGCCTGGAGCGGCTACCTGCCGCAGGTGCAGGCCCAGGGAGGCCTCACCCACAACTCCACCGAGGCCACGCTCACCCAGCCCACGCGCTACGTCGTGCGCGACACGGGCGCCCCCACCAGCGCGCCCAACGACCCGAACCAGCCGGTGGGCCCGAACAACCCCGCGGGCACGCCCACCAACTTCGAGGCCGTGGGCTCGGACTTCCTCAGCATCCCCATCCAGAAGCGCAACCAGCTCGCCGGGCAGCTCACTGCGAGCCAGGGCATCTTCGTGCCCGAGCTCTTCCCCGCCATCAAGAACGCCTACCTCGCGGAGAAGGTGAGCGAGCTCACCGTGGAGAACGTGCGGCGCGAGCTGCTCTTCGGCGTGGCGCGCGCGTACCTGGGCGCGGCCTCCCTGCGCGAGAGCATCGCGGTGCAGGAGCAGTTGCTCGAGGTGCGCCGCGGCTTCGAGAAGGACGCGCAGGCGCGCTTCAGCGTGGGCGACGTGGCGAAGATCGCCGTGCTGCGCGCGAGCCTGGACCGCACCCGCGCCGAGCAGGACCTGGTGCGCAGCCGCAACTCCTACGAGGCCGCGAAGAGCAGCCTCGCGGCGCTGCTGGGCCGCCCGGTGGACTTCGACGTGGCGCCCCCCTCGGGCGAGGGTGTGCCCGTGCCCGAGCAGGCGAAGGACGCCGCGCAGGCGGAGAAGACCGCGCTGGACCAGCGGCCGGACCTCGCGGCCGCGCGCACCGGCGTGCAGCTCGCGTACGGGCAGCGCCAGCGCGTCACCGCGCGCTACCTGCCCAGCGTGGTGGCCACCGGCGCCTTCCTCGCGAGCAACTCGGCGGGCTTCACCGGCGCGAGCACCAGCTGGAACATCGGCCTGGGCGTGCAGTGGAAGATCTTCGACGGCGGCCTGCGCGAGGCCCAGCTGCGCGAGGCCAACGGCCGCATCGCCGAGGCCAAGGCCACCCAGCGCGCGAACGAGGAGCGGGTGCGCGACGAGGTGCGCCGCGCGCGGCTCGACCTCGAGAGCGCCGAGGCGAACCAGGTGAAGGCGGACGAGCAGGTGAAGCTCGCGCGCGAGAGCGCCCAGCTGGTGAAGAACAACTTCGAGGCGGGCGTGGCCACCTACCTCGAGGTGACGGACGCGAACACCAGCCTCTCCGGCGCGGAGCTCACCGCGGTGAACGAGGCGCTCAACGTGCGCCTCGCCCGCCTCGCGCTGGCGCGCGCCGTGGGGCTCTTCGACCCCACGCAGGGTGACACCGCCGCCCGCTAG
- a CDS encoding MarR family winged helix-turn-helix transcriptional regulator encodes MMKDDTAPRPSADAQQLHELLVDLGRHRSLRDPIGTLCEDLQLTHPQAHTILWLGEEGALTMGVLARRAGITEKTITGVIDRLETMGLVERLRSAEDRRAVSAHLTAKGQELYAQMRSHMNDGLDQLLSFLEPDDRCALFGLLQRLVQRLKARASVACAAGATPGSKTATDP; translated from the coding sequence ATGATGAAGGACGACACAGCTCCCCGCCCCAGCGCGGACGCCCAGCAGCTGCACGAGCTGCTGGTGGACCTGGGGCGCCACCGCTCGCTGCGCGACCCCATCGGCACGCTGTGCGAGGACCTGCAGCTCACCCACCCCCAGGCCCACACGATTCTCTGGCTGGGGGAGGAGGGCGCGCTCACCATGGGCGTGCTCGCGCGGCGCGCCGGCATCACCGAGAAGACCATCACCGGCGTCATCGACCGGCTCGAGACGATGGGGCTGGTGGAGCGGCTGCGCTCCGCGGAGGACCGGCGCGCGGTGAGCGCCCACCTCACGGCGAAGGGCCAGGAGCTCTACGCCCAGATGCGCAGCCACATGAACGACGGGCTGGACCAGCTGCTCTCCTTCCTCGAGCCGGACGACCGCTGCGCCCTCTTCGGGCTGCTGCAGCGCCTGGTGCAGCGGCTCAAGGCGCGCGCCTCCGTGGCGTGCGCCGCGGGCGCTACCCCCGGGTCCAAGACCGCCACCGATCCCTAG